One genomic segment of Pseudonocardia sp. T1-2H includes these proteins:
- the glgX gene encoding glycogen debranching protein GlgX, whose translation MRPWPGNPYPLGASYDGAGTNFALFSEAAEKVELCLFSPRGKETRIRLTEVDGFVWHAYLPAVEPGQRYGYRVHGPYDPAQGLRCNPNKLLIDPYAKAVDAAVKWDEAVFGYNFGDPESRNDRDSAPFVPKSVVVNPYFDWGSDRPPKIPYHESVIYEAHVRGLTIAHPEIPEELRGTYAGLAHPAMIEHLQGLGITAVELMPVHEFLNDHHLQEKGLSNYWGYNTIAFLAPHHAYATRGSRPGSQVHEFKAMVRDLHEAGIEVILDVVYNHTAEGSEMGPTLSMRGIDNHAYYRLVEDDPRYYMDYTGTGNSLNVRNPHTLQLIMDSLRYWVTEMHVDGFRFDLASTLAREFYDVDRLSVFFDLVQQDPVISQVKLIAEPWDVGPGGYQVGNFPPLWTEWNGKYRDTVRDFWRGEPGTLGEFASRITGSSDLYQDDGRRPYASINFATAHDGFTLADLVSYNEKHNDANGEGGNDGESHNRSWNCGVEGPTDDAAVLELRARQERNFIATVLLSQGTPMLLHGDELGRTQGGNNNVYCQDNDIAWVDWSLAGKNAGLIGFTSGVAALRAAHPVFRRRRFFAGRPIAPRRRDSLADIAWFTPAGEEMTEQDWDSGFGKSVVAFLNGEGITDVDQRGERVTDDSFLLAFNAHWEDIEMTLPPAEYGKEWAIVVDTAAGEVTTLTTAPGVIAAEPPTVMAGATHTVPARSLLVLQRTN comes from the coding sequence ATGCGTCCGTGGCCGGGCAACCCGTACCCGTTGGGTGCGAGCTACGACGGGGCCGGGACGAACTTCGCGCTCTTCTCCGAGGCCGCCGAGAAGGTGGAGCTCTGCCTCTTCTCGCCGCGCGGCAAGGAGACCCGGATCCGGCTCACCGAGGTCGACGGGTTCGTGTGGCACGCGTACCTGCCGGCGGTCGAGCCTGGGCAGCGCTACGGCTACCGGGTCCACGGCCCCTACGACCCCGCACAGGGGCTGCGCTGCAACCCCAATAAGCTGCTGATCGACCCGTACGCGAAGGCCGTCGACGCGGCGGTCAAGTGGGACGAGGCCGTCTTCGGCTACAACTTCGGGGACCCGGAGAGCCGCAACGACCGGGACTCCGCGCCGTTCGTGCCGAAGTCCGTGGTCGTCAACCCGTACTTCGACTGGGGCTCGGACCGCCCGCCGAAGATCCCCTACCACGAGTCGGTGATCTACGAGGCGCACGTCCGCGGCCTCACGATCGCGCATCCGGAGATCCCGGAGGAGCTGCGCGGCACCTACGCGGGGCTCGCGCATCCGGCGATGATCGAGCATCTGCAGGGGCTGGGGATCACCGCCGTCGAGCTCATGCCCGTGCACGAGTTCCTCAACGACCACCACCTGCAGGAGAAGGGCCTGTCCAACTACTGGGGCTACAACACGATCGCCTTCCTGGCGCCGCACCACGCCTACGCCACCCGCGGCAGCCGGCCCGGCAGCCAGGTCCACGAGTTCAAGGCGATGGTCCGGGACCTGCACGAGGCGGGCATCGAGGTCATCCTCGACGTGGTCTACAACCACACCGCCGAGGGCTCGGAGATGGGCCCCACGCTGTCCATGCGCGGCATCGACAACCACGCGTACTACCGCCTGGTCGAGGACGACCCGCGCTACTACATGGACTACACCGGCACCGGGAACTCGCTGAACGTGCGCAACCCGCACACCCTGCAGCTGATCATGGACTCGCTGCGGTACTGGGTCACCGAGATGCACGTCGACGGGTTCCGGTTCGACCTCGCGTCCACCCTGGCGCGGGAGTTCTACGACGTGGACCGCCTGTCGGTGTTCTTCGACCTCGTGCAGCAGGACCCGGTGATCAGCCAGGTCAAGCTGATCGCGGAGCCCTGGGACGTCGGCCCCGGCGGGTACCAGGTCGGCAACTTCCCGCCGCTGTGGACGGAGTGGAACGGCAAGTACCGGGACACCGTCCGGGACTTCTGGCGCGGGGAGCCGGGCACGCTGGGCGAGTTCGCCTCCCGGATCACCGGCAGCTCGGACCTGTACCAGGACGACGGCCGGCGCCCCTACGCGTCGATCAACTTCGCCACCGCGCACGACGGCTTCACCCTGGCGGACCTGGTCTCGTACAACGAGAAGCACAACGACGCCAACGGCGAGGGCGGCAACGACGGCGAGAGCCACAACCGCTCCTGGAACTGCGGTGTCGAGGGCCCCACGGACGACGCGGCGGTGCTCGAGCTGCGCGCCCGCCAGGAGCGCAACTTCATCGCCACGGTCCTGCTCAGCCAGGGCACGCCGATGCTGCTGCACGGCGACGAGCTGGGGCGCACGCAGGGCGGCAACAACAACGTCTACTGCCAGGACAACGACATCGCCTGGGTGGACTGGTCGCTCGCGGGCAAGAACGCCGGGCTGATCGGCTTCACCTCCGGCGTCGCGGCCCTGCGCGCCGCGCACCCCGTCTTCCGCCGGCGCCGGTTCTTCGCGGGCCGGCCCATCGCGCCGCGGCGGCGGGACTCCCTGGCGGACATCGCCTGGTTCACCCCGGCCGGCGAGGAGATGACCGAGCAGGACTGGGACTCGGGCTTCGGCAAGTCCGTCGTCGCGTTCCTGAACGGCGAGGGCATCACGGACGTGGACCAGCGCGGGGAGCGCGTCACGGACGACTCGTTCCTGCTCGCGTTCAACGCCCACTGGGAGGACATCGAGATGACGTTGCCGCCGGCCGAGTACGGCAAGGAATGGGCGATCGTCGTGGATACGGCAGCGGGTGAGGTGACCACGCTGACCACTGCCCCCGGCGTCATCGCCGCGGAGCCGCCCACGGTGATGGCCGGGGCCACTCACACTGTGCCCGCGCGGTCCCTGCTCGTGCTGCAGCGGACGAACTAG
- a CDS encoding PPOX class F420-dependent oxidoreductase, translated as MPRTIATTTSVGRDELLEFLRPRHKVVLLTTRADGGVQGSPVTSGVDAEGRIVISTYPERAKAANVARTPKASVVVLSDEFNGAWVQVDGDAELITLPDALEPLVEYFRSISGEHPDWDEYREAMTAQGKALIRITPTRWSPIATGGFPARLAEA; from the coding sequence ATGCCCCGCACGATCGCCACCACCACCTCCGTCGGGCGCGACGAGCTCCTCGAGTTCCTCCGCCCCCGGCACAAGGTCGTCCTGCTCACCACCCGTGCGGACGGCGGCGTCCAGGGCTCGCCCGTCACCTCCGGGGTCGACGCGGAGGGCCGGATCGTGATCTCCACCTATCCCGAGCGTGCGAAGGCGGCCAACGTCGCGCGCACCCCGAAGGCGTCGGTGGTCGTGCTGTCGGACGAGTTCAACGGCGCCTGGGTGCAGGTGGACGGGGACGCCGAGCTGATCACGCTTCCGGACGCGCTCGAGCCGCTCGTCGAGTACTTCCGGTCCATCTCCGGCGAGCACCCGGACTGGGACGAGTACCGCGAGGCGATGACGGCACAGGGCAAGGCGCTCATCCGGATCACCCCCACGCGCTGGAGCCCGATCGCCACCGGCGGATTCCCGGCGCGGCTCGCGGAAGCCTGA
- a CDS encoding HIT family protein: protein MSTLFTKIIDGELPARFVWSDDRCVGFLSINPLGPGHTLVVPREEVDHWVDADPELVAHLTGVSHTIAKAVDAIWKPPRVGFLVAGFEVPHLHLHVFPAWDMAAFDFANAAKSVDAEEQEGYAEQLRAALRDAGHGEHVPEA from the coding sequence ATGAGCACCTTGTTCACGAAGATCATCGACGGCGAGCTGCCGGCCCGGTTCGTCTGGTCGGACGACCGCTGCGTCGGCTTCCTCTCGATCAACCCGCTCGGCCCGGGGCACACCCTGGTCGTGCCGCGCGAGGAGGTCGACCACTGGGTCGACGCCGACCCGGAGCTGGTCGCGCACCTCACGGGCGTCTCGCACACGATCGCCAAGGCGGTGGACGCGATCTGGAAGCCGCCGCGCGTCGGGTTCCTGGTGGCCGGTTTCGAGGTCCCGCACCTGCACCTGCACGTCTTCCCAGCCTGGGACATGGCGGCGTTCGACTTCGCGAACGCGGCGAAGTCCGTGGATGCCGAGGAGCAGGAGGGGTACGCGGAGCAGCTGCGTGCCGCCCTCCGGGACGCAGGGCACGGCGAGCACGTGCCGGAGGCCTGA
- a CDS encoding histidine phosphatase family protein, with amino-acid sequence MRLVLVRHGLPERVHTDGGGADPDLTPLGHEQAARVVGALEGDPVDAVYASTMRRARSTAVPLAAARGLEPRLVHDLREYDSDDRQYVPVHELARSNPEVWQRMLNGHLPAHVDVEAFRGRVVAAMERVVEAHPGRGTAVVFAHAGVVNVYLAHVLGIALSLPFPLDYTGVTRIVASRDGLRKVRTVNEVAHVRDLLDMQPRQVDTAGRPVQSAVGTSVTGS; translated from the coding sequence GTGCGGCTCGTCCTCGTCCGGCACGGGCTGCCGGAGCGGGTCCACACCGACGGCGGCGGGGCCGATCCCGACCTGACCCCGCTCGGCCACGAGCAGGCCGCACGGGTCGTCGGCGCACTCGAGGGGGATCCCGTCGACGCCGTCTACGCCAGCACGATGCGGCGCGCGCGGAGCACCGCGGTGCCCCTGGCCGCCGCCCGCGGCCTGGAGCCGCGCCTCGTGCACGACCTGCGCGAGTACGACTCCGACGACCGCCAGTACGTCCCCGTGCACGAGCTGGCGCGGAGCAACCCCGAGGTCTGGCAGCGGATGCTGAACGGGCACCTGCCCGCGCACGTCGACGTCGAGGCGTTCCGCGGCCGGGTCGTGGCGGCGATGGAACGGGTCGTCGAGGCGCATCCGGGCCGGGGCACGGCCGTCGTGTTCGCCCACGCGGGGGTCGTCAACGTCTACCTGGCACACGTCCTCGGCATCGCGCTGTCGCTGCCCTTCCCGCTGGACTACACGGGAGTGACGAGGATCGTCGCGAGCCGGGACGGGCTGCGGAAGGTGCGCACGGTGAACGAGGTCGCGCACGTCAGGGACCTGTTGGACATGCAGCCCAGGCAGGTCGACACAGCCGGCCGGCCCGTGCAGAGCGCCGTGGGGACGTCCGTCACCGGGTCGTGA
- the dxs gene encoding 1-deoxy-D-xylulose-5-phosphate synthase gives MTVLASVRGPADLKRLGPESLTALAAEIREFLVSSVSRTGGHLGPNLGVVELTIALHRVFDSPRDALIWDTGHQAYVHKLLTGRQEGWDRLKKTGGLSGYPSRSESVHDIVESSHASSSLSWADGLARAYALTGQQRHVVAVIGDGALTGGMAWEALNNIAAAKDRNVVVVVNDNGRSYAPTIGGLADRLATLRLQPGYERVLEAGKQTLRGTPVIGPALYAGLHALKAGMKDAISPQELFGDLGLKYFGPVDGHDVAAMESALRRARHFGGPVVVHAVTRKGNGYLPAENDEAEQMHSPAAFDPLTGLPTGPETTGWTSVFAEEMVALGTRRPDVVGITAAMLGPTGLAAFAKAFPERCIDVGIAEQHALTSAAGLSRGGMHPVVALYSTFLNRAFDQLMMDVALHGEAVTLVLDRSGVTGSDGPSHNGMWDLSILGVVPGIRVAAPRDAGTLREELAEAVAVADGPTALRFPKGAVIESVPAVRRVGEVDVLHEPSVSHGRVNGSGHTTVASVLMVCVGAFGELGVAAAERLARQGIGVTVVDPRWVLPVPEVLVGLAQQHRLVVTVSDAGRHGGFGSALADVLRSNEVDVPQRDVALPQEFLEHGSRGDVLAAVGLTAQDVARRVTEWASALPGCLPSMPAEVVLPAEQAQEEQRRR, from the coding sequence GTGACCGTGCTGGCATCCGTCAGGGGCCCGGCCGACCTGAAGAGGCTCGGACCCGAATCGCTGACCGCGCTCGCGGCCGAGATCAGGGAGTTCCTGGTGAGCTCGGTGTCCCGCACCGGCGGGCACCTCGGGCCCAATCTCGGCGTCGTCGAGCTGACGATCGCCCTGCACCGGGTCTTCGACTCGCCGCGGGATGCGCTGATCTGGGACACGGGCCACCAGGCCTACGTCCACAAGCTGCTCACCGGCCGTCAGGAGGGCTGGGACCGGCTCAAGAAGACGGGCGGGCTATCGGGCTACCCGAGCCGCTCCGAGAGCGTGCACGACATCGTGGAGTCCAGCCACGCGTCGTCCTCGCTGTCCTGGGCGGACGGGCTGGCCCGCGCCTACGCGCTGACCGGGCAGCAGCGGCACGTCGTCGCGGTGATCGGGGACGGCGCGCTCACCGGCGGCATGGCCTGGGAGGCGCTCAACAACATCGCCGCCGCCAAGGACCGCAACGTCGTCGTGGTCGTCAACGACAACGGGCGGTCCTACGCGCCGACCATCGGCGGGCTCGCGGACCGGCTCGCCACACTGCGCCTGCAGCCGGGCTACGAGCGCGTCCTGGAGGCCGGCAAGCAGACGCTGCGCGGCACGCCCGTGATCGGCCCGGCGCTCTACGCGGGCCTGCACGCCCTGAAGGCCGGCATGAAGGACGCGATCAGTCCGCAGGAGCTGTTCGGGGATCTCGGCCTGAAGTACTTCGGCCCCGTCGACGGGCACGACGTCGCGGCCATGGAGTCCGCGCTACGCCGCGCCCGGCACTTCGGCGGTCCGGTCGTCGTGCACGCGGTCACGCGCAAGGGCAACGGGTACCTGCCGGCCGAGAACGACGAGGCCGAGCAGATGCACAGCCCGGCCGCGTTCGACCCGCTCACCGGGCTGCCCACCGGCCCCGAGACCACCGGCTGGACCAGCGTGTTCGCCGAGGAGATGGTGGCCCTCGGGACGCGGCGGCCGGACGTCGTCGGGATCACGGCGGCGATGCTCGGCCCCACCGGCCTGGCGGCGTTCGCGAAGGCGTTCCCGGAGCGCTGCATCGACGTCGGCATCGCCGAGCAGCACGCGCTGACCTCCGCGGCCGGGCTCTCGCGCGGCGGGATGCACCCCGTCGTCGCGCTGTACTCGACGTTCCTCAACCGGGCGTTCGACCAGCTCATGATGGACGTGGCCCTGCACGGCGAGGCCGTGACGCTGGTGCTGGACCGTTCCGGGGTGACCGGCAGCGACGGCCCGTCGCACAACGGGATGTGGGACCTGTCGATCCTCGGCGTGGTGCCGGGGATCCGGGTCGCCGCGCCGCGGGACGCCGGGACGTTGCGCGAGGAGCTGGCCGAGGCGGTCGCCGTGGCGGACGGGCCCACCGCCCTGCGGTTCCCGAAGGGCGCGGTCATCGAGTCCGTGCCGGCGGTGCGGCGGGTCGGCGAGGTGGATGTGTTGCACGAACCGTCGGTCTCGCACGGGCGGGTCAACGGTTCCGGGCACACCACGGTGGCGTCCGTGCTGATGGTCTGCGTCGGCGCCTTCGGCGAGCTGGGTGTGGCCGCGGCCGAGCGGCTCGCGCGGCAGGGGATCGGCGTCACCGTCGTGGACCCGCGCTGGGTGCTCCCGGTGCCGGAGGTGCTGGTGGGGCTCGCGCAGCAGCACCGGCTCGTCGTCACGGTGTCGGACGCCGGGCGGCACGGTGGCTTCGGTTCCGCGCTGGCGGACGTGCTGCGGTCCAACGAGGTCGACGTGCCGCAGCGGGACGTCGCGCTCCCGCAGGAGTTCCTGGAGCACGGCAGCCGGGGCGACGTGCTGGCCGCGGTCGGGCTGACCGCGCAGGACGTGGCCCGCCGGGTCACCGAGTGGGCGTCCGCGCTGCCCGGCTGCCTGCCGTCGATGCCGGCGGAGGTCGTCCTCCCGGCGGAGCAGGCACAGGAGGAGCAGAGGCGCCGATGA
- a CDS encoding response regulator transcription factor yields the protein MRVLVVEDEAVLAEAVARGLRREGMAVDVALDGDSGHEKSAVTRYDVVVLDRDLPGMSGDALCAAIVESGATTRVLMLTASGTLEDKVDGLSKGADDYLAKPFDFPELVARVRALGRRATPAVPPLLVAGDVALDPARRTVARADRPVELTRKEFGVLEVLLGAGGAVVSSEELLERVWDENADPFTTTVRVTVMTLRKKLGEPGVIETVVGAGYRVPAAG from the coding sequence ATGAGGGTTCTCGTGGTCGAGGACGAGGCGGTGCTCGCCGAGGCGGTCGCCCGCGGGCTGCGGCGCGAGGGCATGGCCGTGGACGTCGCCCTGGACGGGGACAGCGGGCACGAGAAGTCCGCGGTGACCCGCTACGACGTCGTCGTGCTGGACCGGGACCTGCCCGGGATGTCCGGGGACGCGCTGTGTGCCGCGATCGTCGAGTCGGGCGCCACCACGCGCGTGCTGATGCTGACGGCGAGCGGCACCCTGGAGGACAAGGTCGACGGCCTGTCCAAGGGCGCGGACGACTACCTCGCCAAGCCGTTCGACTTCCCGGAGCTGGTCGCCCGCGTCCGCGCGTTGGGCCGCCGCGCCACCCCGGCCGTGCCGCCCCTGCTCGTCGCCGGGGACGTCGCCCTGGACCCGGCCCGGCGCACCGTGGCGCGCGCGGACCGGCCGGTGGAGCTGACCCGCAAGGAGTTCGGCGTCCTCGAGGTGCTGCTCGGCGCCGGCGGGGCCGTGGTCAGCAGCGAGGAGCTCCTGGAACGGGTCTGGGACGAGAACGCGGACCCCTTCACGACGACGGTCCGGGTCACCGTGATGACCCTGCGCAAGAAGCTCGGCGAGCCCGGCGTGATCGAGACCGTCGTGGGCGCGGGCTACCGGGTGCCGGCCGCGGGCTGA
- a CDS encoding sensor histidine kinase: MPLRGPGLRLRLTLLSTLLVALVSALLLYLGWLLVGDVAASVPSLPPGTTVRVGDLDVPASEVTSAVGAAARAEVLRAGLIAFPLVVAAAGLVAWVLAGRILAPLHAVTSAARRLSAESLDERIALRDARGEVAELAATFDAMLDRLQAAFDAQRRFVANASHELRTPLSVLRTEVDVTMADPAADVAELRRMGDVVRDATRRADDLVGGLLLLARTEAMGAVQEPARRPTDLRGVAKRALAVVAREARAKGVRVRVDGGPAPVSGDPVLLERVAGNLLENAVRHNVEGGWIEVRTGVRGADAELCVSSSGVEIPAERVAELFEPFRRGPVARIGSAPGSGLGLSIVRAVVTAHGGEVRADPVPGGGLTITVTLPAAIP, encoded by the coding sequence ATGCCGCTTCGGGGTCCGGGCCTCCGACTCCGGCTGACGCTGCTCAGCACCCTGCTGGTCGCGCTGGTCAGCGCCCTGTTGCTCTACCTCGGCTGGCTCCTGGTCGGCGACGTCGCGGCGTCGGTGCCGTCGCTGCCGCCGGGGACGACCGTGCGGGTCGGGGACCTCGACGTCCCCGCCTCGGAGGTGACCAGCGCGGTCGGCGCGGCCGCCCGGGCCGAGGTGCTCCGGGCCGGGCTGATCGCGTTCCCGCTGGTCGTGGCCGCGGCCGGGCTCGTGGCGTGGGTGCTGGCGGGACGGATCCTGGCGCCGCTGCACGCCGTCACGTCCGCGGCGCGGCGGCTGTCTGCGGAGTCGCTGGACGAGCGGATCGCGCTGCGGGACGCCCGCGGAGAGGTCGCCGAGCTGGCCGCCACGTTCGACGCGATGCTGGACCGGCTGCAGGCCGCCTTCGACGCCCAGCGCCGGTTCGTCGCCAACGCCAGCCACGAGCTGCGCACCCCGCTGTCCGTCCTGCGCACCGAGGTCGACGTGACGATGGCCGACCCGGCTGCGGACGTCGCGGAGCTGCGCCGGATGGGCGACGTCGTGCGGGACGCCACCCGCCGCGCGGACGACCTGGTGGGCGGCCTGCTCCTGCTGGCCCGGACCGAGGCGATGGGGGCCGTGCAGGAGCCGGCCCGCCGGCCCACGGACCTGCGGGGCGTCGCGAAGCGGGCCCTGGCCGTCGTGGCGAGGGAGGCGCGGGCGAAGGGCGTCCGGGTGCGGGTCGACGGCGGTCCGGCGCCGGTCTCCGGGGATCCGGTGCTCCTGGAGCGGGTCGCGGGGAACCTGCTGGAGAACGCGGTGCGGCACAACGTGGAGGGCGGCTGGATAGAGGTCCGCACCGGCGTGCGCGGCGCGGATGCAGAGCTGTGCGTGTCCTCGAGCGGCGTGGAGATCCCGGCGGAGCGGGTCGCGGAGCTGTTCGAGCCGTTCCGTCGCGGCCCGGTCGCGCGCATCGGGAGCGCCCCCGGCTCCGGCCTCGGCCTGTCGATCGTGCGGGCGGTGGTGACGGCCCACGGGGGCGAGGTGCGGGCCGACCCCGTGCCCGGCGGCGGCCTGACGATCACGGTGACCCTGCCCGCGGCCATCCCCTGA
- a CDS encoding HRDC domain-containing protein — protein sequence MPATESGPHAPAPVPLLRPADGLPDVVADRAALDRTAVSLAAGTGPVAVDAERASGFRYSQRAYLVQLRREGSGTALIDPIPMGGDLSPLAPALDGPEWVLHAASQDLPCLAEAGLRPARLFDTELAGRLAGVPRVGLGPLVENLLGLTLEKGHGAADWSRRPLPESWLVYAALDVEVLVELRDVLADLLESQGKLEWALEEFEAVRTAGPPAPRAEPWRRTSGIHKIRKPRPLALVKGLWEARDTLAAERDIAPGRVLPDAAIVEAAVAAPENPQALAALPVFRGRAQRRLTSYWFSAISAASRLPNEAAPRPSPPNDGPPPVSRWADRDPDAAARLSAARAALAGIGERWTIPVENLLQPDLLRRLCWTPPEDGDVDAFLAAGGARGWQRTLLREPLEQALQSRETTS from the coding sequence ATGCCCGCCACCGAGTCGGGGCCGCACGCACCGGCCCCCGTCCCGCTCCTCCGGCCCGCGGACGGCCTCCCTGACGTCGTCGCGGACCGGGCGGCACTGGACCGGACGGCGGTGTCCCTGGCCGCCGGTACGGGCCCTGTCGCCGTGGACGCGGAACGGGCGTCCGGCTTCCGCTACTCGCAGCGTGCCTACCTCGTCCAGCTCCGCCGGGAGGGATCCGGGACGGCGCTGATCGACCCGATCCCGATGGGCGGCGACCTCTCGCCGCTGGCCCCCGCGCTGGACGGGCCCGAGTGGGTGCTGCACGCCGCATCCCAGGATCTCCCCTGCCTCGCCGAGGCCGGGCTGCGGCCGGCGAGGCTCTTCGACACCGAGCTCGCGGGCCGGCTCGCCGGCGTCCCCCGGGTCGGGCTGGGGCCGCTGGTGGAGAACCTGCTCGGGCTCACGCTCGAGAAGGGCCACGGCGCCGCCGACTGGTCCCGGCGCCCGCTGCCCGAGAGCTGGCTCGTCTACGCCGCGCTGGACGTCGAGGTGCTCGTCGAGCTCCGGGACGTCCTCGCGGACCTGCTGGAGAGCCAGGGCAAGCTCGAGTGGGCGCTGGAGGAGTTCGAGGCCGTCCGCACCGCCGGGCCGCCCGCCCCGCGCGCCGAACCATGGCGCCGCACGTCCGGCATCCACAAGATCCGCAAGCCTCGACCGCTCGCCCTGGTCAAGGGCCTGTGGGAGGCCCGGGACACGCTCGCCGCGGAGCGGGACATCGCGCCCGGACGCGTGCTGCCGGACGCCGCGATCGTCGAGGCGGCCGTCGCCGCGCCGGAGAACCCGCAGGCCCTCGCGGCGCTGCCGGTGTTCCGGGGCCGCGCCCAGCGCCGTCTCACCTCGTACTGGTTCTCCGCGATCTCGGCGGCCTCTCGGCTGCCGAACGAGGCAGCTCCCCGCCCGTCGCCGCCGAACGACGGGCCGCCGCCCGTCTCCCGCTGGGCGGACCGGGACCCGGACGCCGCGGCCCGGCTCTCCGCCGCCCGCGCCGCCCTGGCCGGGATCGGCGAGCGGTGGACGATCCCGGTGGAGAACCTGCTCCAGCCGGACCTGCTGCGGCGCCTCTGCTGGACCCCGCCGGAGGACGGCGACGTCGACGCCTTCCTCGCCGCCGGCGGCGCCCGTGGCTGGCAGCGCACCCTCCTCCGCGAGCCCCTCGAACAGGCTCTGCAGTCCCGCGAGACCACCTCCTGA
- a CDS encoding response regulator transcription factor, which produces MVPHPREELFSVLVVDDHPLLREAIAARLRSMGAGTVYEAASVAEARARAQANGPCDLAILDLGLPDGSGLDLVTELRQLGWNRLVVLASSDDPYAVRSAFQAGAQAYLLKSASPAVVTDGVKRVLDGGVYADPTVAPLLATGTRVPGTDNTPRELSAREVEVLQLVADGQSNKEIGEALSLSALTVKSHLSRIGRKLGTGDRAQMVALAMRAGVIR; this is translated from the coding sequence ATGGTTCCCCATCCGCGGGAAGAGCTCTTCTCGGTGCTGGTGGTGGACGACCATCCACTACTGCGCGAGGCGATCGCGGCGCGTCTGCGCTCGATGGGGGCCGGCACCGTGTACGAGGCGGCCTCGGTCGCCGAGGCGCGTGCGCGCGCCCAGGCGAACGGGCCGTGCGATCTGGCGATCCTCGACCTCGGCCTGCCGGACGGCAGCGGGCTCGACCTCGTCACGGAGCTGCGTCAGCTGGGCTGGAACCGGCTCGTCGTGCTCGCCTCGTCGGACGACCCGTACGCGGTCCGTTCGGCGTTCCAGGCGGGCGCGCAGGCCTACCTCCTCAAGTCCGCGTCCCCGGCGGTGGTGACCGACGGTGTGAAGCGGGTCCTGGACGGCGGCGTCTACGCCGACCCGACGGTGGCTCCGCTGCTCGCCACGGGCACTCGTGTGCCGGGTACGGACAACACCCCGCGCGAGCTCTCGGCGCGCGAGGTCGAGGTGCTCCAGCTGGTCGCGGACGGCCAGTCCAACAAGGAGATCGGCGAGGCCCTGAGCCTGTCGGCGCTCACCGTGAAGAGCCACCTGTCCCGGATCGGGCGCAAGCTCGGCACGGGTGACCGGGCTCAGATGGTGGCACTGGCGATGAGAGCCGGGGTCATCCGCTGA
- a CDS encoding DUF3000 domain-containing protein, whose translation MPDAPAPPEVFRHAVATLSAVRPRPDLVLRPLDAPPRLAPYTWAFSVEADIGHRGDGTDDLDEPDTSGRLILLHDPAGQDAWEGTFRIVCFVQARLEREQLGDEMLPVVAWSWLTEALEEAGAKHVALGGTVTQTSSVRFGDIAGPRRDDDVELRASWTPADGAGELTAHAEAFCALVATAAGLPPVGVATLAKRSV comes from the coding sequence GTGCCCGACGCGCCCGCCCCACCCGAGGTCTTCCGTCATGCGGTCGCGACGCTCTCCGCCGTCCGACCGCGTCCGGACCTCGTGCTCCGCCCGCTCGATGCACCACCCCGGCTCGCCCCGTACACGTGGGCGTTCAGCGTGGAGGCGGACATCGGGCACCGCGGCGACGGCACCGACGACCTGGACGAGCCGGACACCTCCGGGCGGCTGATCCTGCTGCACGACCCGGCCGGGCAGGACGCCTGGGAGGGCACCTTCCGGATCGTCTGCTTCGTCCAGGCGCGGCTGGAACGCGAGCAGCTCGGCGACGAGATGCTGCCCGTCGTCGCGTGGTCGTGGTTGACCGAGGCCCTGGAGGAGGCCGGCGCGAAGCACGTCGCGCTCGGCGGCACCGTGACCCAGACCTCGTCCGTCCGGTTCGGCGACATCGCCGGCCCGCGCCGCGACGACGACGTGGAGTTACGGGCCTCCTGGACGCCCGCGGACGGCGCGGGTGAGCTGACCGCCCACGCGGAGGCCTTCTGCGCCCTGGTCGCGACGGCCGCAGGACTACCCCCGGTCGGGGTGGCGACGCTTGCGAAGCGAAGCGTTTAA